In a genomic window of Lysobacterales bacterium:
- a CDS encoding H-NS histone family protein: protein MASVDITKLSQSELDALIRQAQDRKENLHREQLDTVRGEVIAFARERGYSIEELFGKASRAKKGGKRGVVPPKYRNPANAEQTWTGRGKRPRWFQGLLDSGKKEADLLIK from the coding sequence ATGGCAAGTGTCGATATCACCAAACTTTCGCAATCGGAGCTGGACGCATTGATCCGACAGGCCCAGGACCGCAAGGAAAACCTGCACCGCGAGCAGCTCGATACCGTACGTGGCGAGGTCATCGCCTTCGCCCGCGAGCGCGGTTATTCCATTGAGGAGTTGTTCGGCAAGGCCTCGCGCGCCAAGAAGGGCGGCAAGCGCGGCGTCGTGCCGCCCAAGTACCGCAATCCGGCCAATGCCGAGCAGACCTGGACCGGACGTGGCAAGCGCCCGCGCTGGTTCCAGGGCCTGCTCGACAGCGGCAAGAAGGAAGCCGACCTGCTGATCAAGTGA
- a CDS encoding proline--tRNA ligase, which yields MRLSRFHLHTTKETPADADVVSQQLMLRSGMIRRLAAGIYTWTPLGLKVLRKVEAVVREEMDRAGALELLMPSVQPRELWEETGRWQRFGGQLLKLKDRKDAEFCYGPTHEEVVTDWARGELASYRQLPVNVYQIQTKFRDEIRPRFGVMRAREFLMKDAYSFHVTPECLAAEYENMRQAYTRIFERLGLRFRAVQADSGAIGGDASQEFHVLADSGEDVIAYCPDSDYAANLEKAVAAAPGPRPAPARDMEKVSTPTQTTCAEVAALLGQPLAATVKSVAVVGAAGFVLLLVRGDHEVNEVKAGNLAALGPDYRLATDQEIVDHLGCRPGFIGPVAPARQVTVIADRAVAALADFTCGANAEGFHLSGVNWGRDLPEPHAIEDLRSVVEGDASPDGRGTLSLCRGIEVGHIFQLGQKYAQALGATVLDEAGAARVMHMGCYGIGVSRIVAAAIEQNHDASGIAWPAPMAPWQVAVCIINPKGNAEVESAAGALYDELRGLGIETLLDDRGLRPGPMFADIELIGVPHRVVVSERGLAAGSFEYRGRRDSEARSLDRAGLLELLRG from the coding sequence ATGCGACTGTCCCGCTTCCACCTGCACACCACCAAGGAAACGCCGGCCGATGCCGACGTGGTCAGCCAGCAGCTCATGCTGCGCAGCGGCATGATCCGCAGGCTGGCGGCGGGCATCTACACCTGGACGCCGCTGGGCCTGAAGGTGCTGCGCAAGGTGGAGGCGGTGGTGCGCGAAGAGATGGACCGGGCCGGCGCACTGGAACTGCTGATGCCTTCGGTCCAGCCGCGCGAGCTGTGGGAAGAGACCGGCCGCTGGCAGCGTTTCGGCGGCCAGCTTCTGAAGCTGAAGGACCGCAAGGACGCCGAGTTCTGCTACGGGCCCACCCACGAGGAGGTGGTCACCGACTGGGCGCGCGGCGAGCTGGCCAGCTACCGGCAGCTGCCGGTGAACGTGTACCAGATCCAGACCAAGTTCCGCGACGAGATCCGGCCGCGCTTCGGGGTGATGCGCGCGCGCGAATTCCTTATGAAGGACGCCTACTCCTTCCACGTGACGCCGGAGTGCCTGGCGGCGGAGTACGAGAACATGCGCCAGGCCTACACACGCATCTTCGAGCGCCTGGGCCTGCGCTTCCGCGCCGTGCAGGCGGACTCCGGCGCGATCGGCGGCGATGCCTCGCAGGAGTTCCACGTGCTGGCCGATTCCGGCGAGGACGTGATCGCGTACTGCCCGGACTCGGATTACGCGGCCAACCTGGAAAAGGCGGTCGCCGCCGCGCCCGGACCGCGGCCAGCCCCTGCCCGTGACATGGAAAAGGTGTCGACCCCGACCCAGACCACCTGCGCCGAGGTCGCCGCCCTGCTGGGCCAGCCGCTGGCCGCGACCGTCAAGTCGGTGGCGGTGGTCGGTGCCGCCGGCTTCGTGCTGCTGCTGGTGCGCGGCGACCACGAGGTCAACGAGGTCAAGGCCGGCAACCTGGCCGCGCTCGGCCCCGATTACCGGCTGGCCACCGACCAGGAGATCGTCGACCACCTGGGCTGCCGGCCGGGCTTCATCGGCCCGGTGGCGCCGGCCCGGCAGGTCACGGTGATCGCCGACCGTGCGGTCGCGGCGCTCGCCGACTTCACCTGCGGCGCCAATGCCGAGGGCTTCCACCTCAGCGGCGTCAACTGGGGCCGCGACCTGCCCGAGCCGCACGCCATCGAGGACCTGCGCTCGGTGGTCGAGGGCGATGCCTCCCCCGACGGCCGCGGCACGCTGTCGCTGTGCCGGGGCATCGAGGTCGGCCACATCTTCCAGCTCGGCCAGAAGTACGCGCAGGCGCTGGGCGCCACGGTGCTGGACGAGGCCGGCGCCGCACGGGTCATGCACATGGGCTGCTACGGCATCGGCGTGTCGCGGATCGTCGCCGCCGCCATCGAACAGAACCACGATGCCAGCGGCATCGCCTGGCCGGCGCCGATGGCGCCCTGGCAGGTGGCCGTGTGCATCATCAATCCCAAGGGCAATGCCGAGGTCGAGTCGGCCGCGGGCGCGCTATACGACGAGCTTCGCGGCCTTGGGATCGAGACCTTGCTGGACGACCGCGGCCTGCGCCCGGGGCCGATGTTCGCGGACATCGAGCTGATCGGCGTTCCGCACCGCGTCGTGGTGTCGGAGCGGGGACTGGCCGCCGGCAGCTTCGAGTACCGTGGCCGTCGCGACAGCGAGGCACGCAGCCTGGATCGTGCGGGGTTGCTGGAGTTGCTGCGGGGTTGA
- a CDS encoding DUF4326 domain-containing protein produces the protein MTDLPHRIRLSRRKGWRLPPGTVSVARPGRFGDPFRVDGDQDACTAVKAFRDWLATPACPAPLAEARQRLLVALPSLRGRDLACWCALDAPCHADVLVELANSAVEPRPQAPPGSATAAKPRRQRNPA, from the coding sequence ATGACCGACCTGCCCCACCGAATCCGTCTTTCCCGCCGCAAGGGCTGGCGCCTGCCGCCCGGCACGGTCAGCGTCGCCCGTCCCGGCCGCTTCGGCGATCCGTTCCGGGTGGACGGCGATCAGGATGCCTGCACCGCCGTCAAGGCATTCCGCGACTGGCTTGCCACCCCAGCCTGCCCGGCGCCCCTGGCCGAGGCGCGACAACGCCTGCTGGTCGCGCTGCCGTCGCTGCGCGGGCGCGACCTGGCGTGCTGGTGCGCACTCGACGCACCCTGCCACGCCGACGTGCTGGTCGAGCTGGCCAATTCCGCTGTAGAGCCGCGGCCGCAGGCGCCGCCAGGCAGCGCTACCGCAGCCAAACCGAGGCGACAGCGCAACCCGGCGTAG
- the tig gene encoding trigger factor, whose translation MQISLENTGTFERKLTVTLPADRLDDAVRSRLQRLSREVRLKGFRPGKVPMSVVEKRFGAQVREEAYGELVRDSFGEALRQENLRPAMAPRITPVAQGEQGEVAYTAEFEVMPELDKVDVAGLSVERVESSVADHDIDEMIQTLRLQRRTWNRVQRPAVAGDMVLFEHVAEHEGKRWPAEGVDRAGTILGSGAMLEGLESELVGLSPEQEKSFDLAFPADWRDAHLAGKTARVTVKVSHVQESQLPEVDEAFIGSFGIPGGDMAKFRADVRANLERELSNALMLRLKNTVIGQLLDAHQELAVPQGMVAAEAQALQRDAERQRQQAREQGRELPPVPPTEAFAEPASRRVRAAVLIGAIAQQNGIRLDAQRVREALAQIAATYEEPDQVIQLYYSNEQLMAGLQQRVLEDQVAEWVATQAKVQTRTLGFAEVMKPQQG comes from the coding sequence ATGCAGATTTCCCTCGAGAACACCGGCACCTTCGAGCGCAAGCTCACGGTGACCCTCCCCGCCGACCGCCTGGACGATGCCGTCCGCAGCCGCCTGCAGCGCCTCAGCCGCGAGGTGCGCCTGAAGGGCTTCCGCCCGGGCAAGGTGCCGATGTCTGTGGTCGAGAAGCGCTTCGGTGCACAGGTGCGCGAAGAGGCCTACGGTGAGCTGGTGCGCGACTCGTTCGGCGAAGCGTTGCGCCAGGAGAACCTTCGTCCGGCGATGGCGCCGCGGATCACCCCGGTGGCGCAGGGCGAGCAGGGCGAGGTCGCCTATACCGCCGAATTCGAAGTGATGCCCGAGCTCGACAAGGTCGATGTCGCCGGCCTGTCGGTCGAGCGTGTCGAGTCTTCGGTGGCCGACCACGACATCGACGAGATGATCCAGACCCTGCGCCTGCAGCGCCGCACCTGGAACCGCGTGCAGCGGCCGGCGGTCGCCGGCGACATGGTGCTGTTCGAGCACGTGGCCGAGCACGAGGGCAAGCGCTGGCCCGCCGAGGGCGTGGATCGTGCCGGCACCATCCTGGGTTCGGGCGCCATGCTCGAGGGCCTGGAGTCCGAGCTGGTCGGGCTGTCTCCGGAGCAGGAGAAGTCCTTCGACCTGGCCTTCCCGGCCGATTGGCGCGACGCGCACCTGGCGGGCAAGACCGCCCGGGTGACGGTCAAGGTCAGCCATGTCCAGGAGTCGCAGCTGCCGGAGGTCGACGAGGCCTTCATCGGCAGCTTCGGCATCCCCGGCGGCGACATGGCTAAGTTCCGCGCCGATGTCCGCGCCAACCTGGAGCGTGAGCTGTCGAACGCGCTCATGCTTCGCCTGAAGAACACGGTCATCGGCCAGTTGCTGGATGCCCACCAGGAGCTGGCGGTCCCGCAGGGAATGGTGGCCGCGGAGGCCCAGGCGCTGCAGCGCGACGCCGAGCGCCAGCGCCAGCAGGCGCGGGAGCAGGGGCGCGAGCTGCCGCCGGTGCCGCCCACCGAGGCCTTTGCCGAACCGGCGTCGCGCCGGGTCCGCGCCGCGGTGCTGATCGGGGCGATCGCCCAGCAGAACGGCATCCGCCTCGACGCACAGCGGGTCCGCGAGGCGCTGGCCCAGATCGCCGCCACCTACGAGGAGCCGGACCAGGTGATCCAGCTCTACTATTCCAACGAGCAGCTCATGGCCGGCCTGCAGCAGCGCGTGCTGGAGGACCAGGTTGCGGAGTGGGTCGCCACCCAGGCGAAGGTGCAGACCCGTACGCTGGGTTTCGCCGAGGTGATGAAGCCGCAGCAGGGCTGA
- the clpP gene encoding ATP-dependent Clp endopeptidase proteolytic subunit ClpP: MDRTPFSPQALNLVPVVVEQTSRGERAYDIYSRLLKERVVFMVGPVDDYMANVVVAQLLFLESENPDKDIALYINSPGGSVSAGLAIYDTMQFLKPDVSTMCIGQAASMGALLLASGAAGKRYSLPHSRIMIHQPWAGGISGQATDISIHAKEILDTRERLNRILARHTGQDIETIARDTDRDNFMDAARAREYGLIDQVLERRPEAVPA; the protein is encoded by the coding sequence ATGGACCGTACCCCGTTTTCCCCGCAGGCCCTGAACCTGGTGCCGGTGGTCGTCGAGCAGACCTCGCGCGGCGAGCGCGCCTACGACATCTACTCGCGCCTGCTCAAGGAGCGCGTAGTGTTCATGGTCGGTCCGGTCGACGACTACATGGCCAACGTGGTGGTCGCGCAGCTGCTGTTCCTGGAATCGGAGAACCCCGACAAGGACATCGCGCTGTACATCAACTCGCCGGGAGGCTCGGTCAGCGCCGGCCTGGCCATCTACGACACCATGCAGTTCCTGAAGCCCGACGTCAGCACCATGTGCATCGGCCAGGCGGCCAGCATGGGTGCGCTGCTGCTCGCCTCCGGCGCAGCCGGCAAGCGTTATTCGCTGCCGCACTCGCGGATCATGATCCACCAGCCCTGGGCGGGCGGCATCTCCGGGCAGGCGACCGACATCTCCATCCATGCCAAGGAGATCCTCGACACCCGCGAACGGCTCAACCGCATCCTCGCCCGCCACACCGGACAGGACATCGAGACCATCGCCCGCGACACCGACCGCGACAACTTCATGGATGCCGCGCGTGCCAGGGAATACGGCCTGATCGACCAGGTCCTGGAGCGGCGCCCGGAGGCGGTCCCGGCCTGA
- a CDS encoding CoA-binding protein — protein sequence MPGTAHPLILADEAAIAGLLAGVRRIAVLGIKTPAQADQPAWYVPESLHRAGLDVIPVPVYYPEVTELLGRPVHRTVAGIDGPVDLVDVFRRARDLPGHLDDLLAARPRAVWLQSGIRDEAFALALAQAGIAVVQDRCLMVDWQRLGPRLPGV from the coding sequence ATGCCAGGTACGGCCCATCCGCTGATCCTCGCCGACGAGGCGGCCATCGCCGGGCTGCTGGCCGGCGTCCGCCGGATCGCGGTGCTGGGCATCAAGACGCCGGCGCAGGCCGACCAGCCCGCCTGGTACGTTCCCGAATCCCTGCACCGGGCCGGGCTCGACGTGATTCCGGTGCCGGTCTACTACCCCGAGGTCACCGAGCTGCTCGGCCGGCCGGTGCACCGTACCGTGGCCGGCATCGACGGCCCGGTCGACCTGGTCGATGTGTTCAGGCGCGCCCGCGACCTGCCCGGCCACCTGGACGACCTGCTGGCGGCCCGGCCGCGCGCCGTGTGGCTGCAGTCCGGCATCCGCGACGAGGCCTTCGCGCTGGCGCTGGCGCAGGCCGGCATTGCCGTTGTCCAGGACCGTTGCCTGATGGTCGACTGGCAACGGCTGGGTCCGCGTTTGCCCGGCGTCTGA
- a CDS encoding peptidylprolyl isomerase translates to MRPASLLLALAVPTIAASAASDVTVQEPPTLASVLAVAGPDDWRTPDPADLVYFDLEGERRVIVELAPAFAPRHAENVRRLTRQRYWDGLPILRVQENYVVQWGDPDADDPGKARPLGEAASLLDPEFVRPAADLPFTRLPDGDVYAPQVGWVQGFPAARTSSTGEAWLAHCPGMVGVGRGNDPGSGNGSQLYVVIGHGPRHLDRNITLVGRVLSGIEHLSSLRRGSGPMGFHEDPGLWVTIESAYLAADLPDEVREPLQVLRTDTATFARLVESRRNRHEPWFHEPTGVVELCNVPLPVRRLPAASDASESR, encoded by the coding sequence ATGCGCCCTGCCAGCCTGCTTCTCGCCCTGGCCGTGCCGACGATCGCCGCCAGCGCGGCGTCCGACGTAACGGTGCAGGAACCGCCCACGCTCGCCTCGGTCCTGGCCGTCGCCGGTCCGGACGACTGGCGCACGCCCGATCCGGCCGACCTCGTCTACTTCGACCTCGAGGGCGAGCGCCGGGTGATCGTCGAGCTGGCGCCGGCGTTCGCGCCCCGCCATGCGGAGAACGTCCGGCGCCTGACGCGGCAGCGCTACTGGGACGGCCTGCCGATCCTGCGGGTGCAGGAGAACTACGTGGTGCAGTGGGGCGACCCCGATGCCGACGACCCGGGCAAGGCCCGTCCGCTGGGCGAGGCGGCTTCGCTGCTCGACCCGGAATTCGTGCGACCGGCCGCCGACCTGCCGTTCACCCGGCTCCCTGACGGCGATGTCTATGCCCCACAGGTCGGCTGGGTGCAAGGCTTCCCGGCGGCGCGCACCTCTTCCACCGGCGAGGCCTGGCTGGCGCACTGCCCGGGCATGGTCGGCGTCGGGCGTGGCAATGACCCGGGCTCGGGCAACGGCAGCCAGCTCTACGTCGTGATCGGCCACGGGCCGCGCCACCTGGACCGCAACATCACCCTGGTCGGACGCGTGCTGTCCGGCATCGAGCACCTGTCCAGCCTGCGCCGCGGCAGCGGCCCGATGGGATTCCACGAGGACCCGGGGCTCTGGGTGACCATCGAATCGGCCTACCTTGCGGCCGACCTGCCCGACGAGGTGCGCGAGCCGTTGCAGGTGCTGCGCACCGACACCGCCACCTTCGCGCGCCTGGTCGAATCGCGCCGGAACCGCCACGAACCCTGGTTCCACGAACCCACCGGCGTCGTCGAGCTGTGCAACGTGCCGTTGCCGGTGCGGCGTCTGCCCGCAGCCAGCGACGCCAGCGAGTCCCGCTGA
- a CDS encoding multidrug efflux SMR transporter produces the protein MSWALLALAGLFEIAWAVGLKLSNGLTRPGPAVLTVAAMMVSLWLLALALRTLPLGTAYAAWTGIGTAGAFLAGIVLFGESAAALRVASVMLILAGLVGLKLSS, from the coding sequence ATGTCCTGGGCCCTGCTTGCACTTGCCGGACTGTTCGAGATCGCCTGGGCGGTCGGCCTGAAACTCTCCAACGGCCTGACCCGCCCGGGTCCCGCCGTGCTCACCGTGGCGGCGATGATGGTCAGCCTCTGGCTGCTGGCCCTGGCGCTTCGCACCCTGCCCCTGGGCACGGCCTACGCGGCGTGGACCGGGATCGGCACGGCCGGCGCCTTCCTCGCCGGCATCGTGCTGTTCGGCGAAAGCGCCGCCGCGCTTCGGGTCGCCAGCGTGATGCTGATCCTCGCCGGGCTGGTCGGGCTGAAGCTGTCGAGCTGA
- a CDS encoding diguanylate cyclase: MHRPLPALLCLLLATLGMLAPMPAAAQALDPAPLLDGADLDARIEILADPDGGLSPLGALQMLRDGRGSPPPGLERRGGLRHWWLRLTLPEAAHGRAMALRVARYWQEVVLFDSAGTVRGRTGGAVPLAARSLGADVPVLLLPPGQVELLLRFSARFDGYLAPVRFLDAVEEERGFQQRLRRFELLNGIYAGLILALAAFNLFLAISLRDRVYAWYVLYALSFGAIWIVRAGIGLQLAWPAWPVWNSLASFFLIALAIASGNRFVQVFLDLPRTAPRAHQALHGLSVLVLLTVLAGLAGFWQPATTALALLALLSSLAYFGIGLRVLHRGYLPARFFLLACSALIFGVIAYVGAWWGLLPTVFVTIYGAQIGSALEVLLLAFALGDRINLLKREKLAAETRLRGALEAEVGVRTAELAERSHQVEQVNARLREANTRLQAMTRIDGLTGVANRRRFEEHLDQEWRRMLRAGRPLSVLLFDADRFKDLNDRHGHLAGDEALRRIAGCLAAGARRPGDLVARFGGEEFAMVLPDTGVDAAQARADALRERISTLQLVDHSGRPFSVAVSAGVSGVTPGPGLDPQDLLHAADLALYAAKRAGRNRVHARAPARRTGEAAD, encoded by the coding sequence GTGCACCGCCCCCTACCCGCCCTGCTGTGCCTGCTGCTGGCGACGCTGGGGATGCTCGCGCCGATGCCGGCGGCGGCGCAGGCGCTCGACCCGGCACCGCTGCTCGATGGCGCAGATCTCGATGCCCGCATCGAGATCCTGGCAGACCCCGACGGAGGCCTGTCGCCCTTGGGTGCGCTGCAGATGCTGCGCGACGGCAGGGGCAGCCCGCCTCCCGGGCTGGAACGCCGGGGCGGGCTTCGGCACTGGTGGCTGCGGCTGACCCTTCCGGAGGCGGCACACGGCCGCGCCATGGCCCTGCGCGTGGCCCGCTACTGGCAGGAGGTCGTCCTGTTCGACAGCGCCGGCACGGTGCGGGGCAGGACCGGTGGTGCCGTGCCGCTGGCCGCACGCTCGCTGGGCGCCGACGTGCCGGTGCTGCTGTTGCCGCCCGGGCAGGTCGAGCTGCTGCTGCGCTTCAGCGCCCGCTTCGACGGCTACCTGGCACCCGTCCGCTTCCTGGATGCCGTCGAGGAGGAACGAGGCTTCCAGCAGCGCCTGCGCCGCTTCGAACTGCTCAACGGCATCTATGCCGGCCTGATCCTGGCGCTGGCGGCGTTCAACCTGTTCCTCGCGATCAGCCTGCGCGACCGCGTGTACGCGTGGTACGTGCTGTACGCGCTCAGCTTCGGCGCCATCTGGATCGTTCGTGCCGGCATCGGCCTGCAACTGGCCTGGCCGGCCTGGCCGGTCTGGAACAGCCTGGCCAGCTTCTTCCTGATCGCCCTGGCGATCGCCAGCGGCAACCGCTTCGTGCAGGTGTTTCTCGATCTGCCGCGCACGGCGCCGCGCGCCCACCAGGCCCTGCACGGACTCAGCGTGCTGGTCCTGCTCACCGTGCTGGCGGGCCTGGCCGGCTTCTGGCAACCGGCGACCACGGCACTGGCCCTGCTGGCACTGTTGTCCAGCCTGGCCTACTTCGGCATCGGCCTGCGGGTGCTGCATCGCGGCTACCTCCCAGCCCGGTTCTTCCTGCTGGCCTGCAGCGCGCTGATCTTCGGGGTCATCGCCTACGTGGGCGCCTGGTGGGGGCTGCTGCCGACGGTGTTCGTCACCATCTACGGTGCGCAGATCGGTTCGGCACTGGAGGTCCTGCTGCTGGCCTTCGCGCTGGGCGACCGGATCAACCTGCTCAAGCGCGAGAAGCTGGCCGCGGAAACGCGCCTGCGCGGCGCGCTGGAGGCCGAGGTCGGTGTTCGCACCGCCGAGCTGGCCGAGCGCAGCCACCAGGTAGAGCAGGTCAACGCCCGCCTGCGCGAGGCGAACACGCGACTTCAGGCGATGACCCGGATCGACGGCCTCACCGGGGTCGCCAACCGGCGCCGCTTCGAGGAGCACCTGGACCAGGAATGGCGGCGCATGCTGCGGGCGGGCAGGCCGCTGTCGGTGCTGCTTTTCGACGCCGACCGCTTCAAGGACCTCAACGACCGGCATGGCCATCTGGCCGGCGACGAGGCCCTGCGCCGGATCGCCGGTTGCCTGGCGGCCGGCGCGCGCCGGCCCGGCGACCTGGTCGCGCGCTTCGGCGGAGAGGAGTTCGCCATGGTGCTGCCGGACACCGGCGTCGACGCGGCGCAGGCGCGCGCCGACGCGCTGCGAGAGCGCATCAGCACCCTGCAGCTGGTCGACCACTCCGGGCGGCCGTTCTCGGTCGCCGTCAGCGCCGGCGTCTCCGGCGTGACGCCGGGGCCGGGCCTGGACCCGCAGGACCTGCTGCATGCCGCCGACCTCGCCCTGTACGCCGCCAAGCGCGCCGGCCGCAACCGCGTCCACGCCAGGGCGCCGGCCCGGCGCACCGGCGAGGCGGCCGACTGA
- a CDS encoding serine/threonine protein kinase, which yields MNGPDAPYAGLGPEAVLDAVESLGLDCDGRLLALGSYENRVYRVGIADAAPLVAKFYRPDRWSDPAILEEHEFALELAAAELPVVAPLVHRDASLHHHQGWRFALFPVVGGHAPEPDDLDTLELLGRTLGRIHAIGATRPFLHRGRLDPASHGRDPLRFLLEHGWLPPAIEARFAQVADALLTAAEAAFDALAPLATLRLHGDCHLGNLLLRDGDLRVVDLDDCLTGPAVQDLWMLLAGDQDQAIRRDALLEGYTLFRDFDVRQWRLVEPLRSLRLLHFSAWLARRWNDPAFPAAFPWFGQARYWDGLLADLLEQLERMSDGEAA from the coding sequence ATGAACGGTCCAGACGCACCCTACGCGGGCCTCGGGCCAGAGGCCGTGCTCGACGCGGTGGAGTCCCTGGGCCTGGACTGCGACGGCCGACTGCTGGCCCTGGGCAGCTACGAGAACCGCGTGTACCGGGTCGGCATCGCCGATGCGGCGCCCCTGGTGGCCAAGTTCTACCGTCCCGATCGCTGGAGCGACCCGGCGATCCTCGAGGAGCATGAATTCGCGCTGGAGCTGGCCGCCGCGGAACTGCCCGTGGTCGCGCCCCTGGTCCACCGGGATGCCTCGCTGCACCATCACCAGGGCTGGCGTTTCGCGCTGTTCCCGGTGGTGGGCGGCCACGCGCCCGAGCCCGACGATCTGGACACGCTGGAGCTGCTCGGGCGCACGCTGGGCCGCATCCACGCGATCGGCGCGACCCGGCCGTTCCTGCATCGCGGCCGGCTGGATCCGGCCAGCCATGGGCGCGATCCCCTGCGCTTCCTGCTCGAGCACGGCTGGCTGCCGCCGGCGATCGAAGCACGCTTCGCGCAGGTCGCCGACGCCCTGCTGACCGCTGCGGAAGCCGCATTCGACGCCCTCGCCCCCCTGGCCACCCTGCGCCTGCACGGCGATTGCCACCTGGGCAACCTGCTGCTGCGCGACGGCGACCTGCGCGTGGTCGATCTCGACGACTGCCTGACCGGACCTGCGGTCCAGGATCTGTGGATGCTCCTGGCCGGCGACCAGGACCAGGCGATCCGCCGCGACGCCCTGCTCGAGGGCTACACCCTGTTCCGCGATTTCGATGTCCGCCAGTGGCGCCTGGTCGAGCCCCTGCGCAGCCTGCGCCTGCTGCACTTCAGCGCCTGGCTGGCGCGGCGCTGGAACGATCCGGCCTTCCCTGCGGCCTTCCCCTGGTTCGGTCAGGCACGCTACTGGGACGGGCTGCTGGCGGACCTGCTGGAGCAGCTCGAGCGCATGTCCGACGGCGAGGCTGCCTGA
- a CDS encoding class I SAM-dependent methyltransferase, giving the protein MADGKRYDRDYFDRWYRRHGINRAATLARKVALAVACAEYHLGRPLASVLDVGCGEGAWRAPLRRLRPGVEYLGLDSSDYAIERFGRSRNLHEARFGDLSGLRFDDSFDLVVCADVLHYLDDVEVRAGLPGLVANGHGLAWLEAYCAEDEVEGDLDGFHARPADWYRRAFADAGLVQAGSHCWLLPGTADLAVALERAPAPRRSLFGRR; this is encoded by the coding sequence ATGGCCGACGGAAAGCGTTACGACCGCGATTACTTCGACCGCTGGTACCGGCGGCACGGCATCAACCGCGCCGCGACCCTGGCGCGCAAGGTCGCGCTGGCGGTGGCCTGCGCCGAGTACCACCTGGGTCGCCCCCTGGCCAGCGTGCTGGACGTCGGCTGCGGCGAGGGCGCCTGGCGAGCGCCGCTGCGGCGATTGCGGCCCGGCGTCGAGTACCTCGGACTGGACAGCAGCGATTACGCCATCGAGCGCTTCGGACGCAGCCGCAACCTCCATGAGGCGCGTTTCGGGGACCTTTCCGGCCTGCGCTTCGACGACAGCTTCGACCTCGTGGTCTGCGCCGATGTCCTTCACTACCTGGACGACGTCGAGGTCCGCGCCGGTCTGCCCGGCCTGGTGGCCAACGGCCACGGCCTGGCGTGGCTGGAGGCCTACTGCGCCGAGGACGAGGTCGAGGGCGACCTGGACGGCTTCCATGCCCGGCCTGCGGACTGGTACCGGCGGGCGTTCGCGGACGCCGGCCTGGTGCAGGCCGGCAGCCACTGCTGGCTGCTGCCCGGTACGGCGGATCTGGCCGTCGCCCTGGAGCGCGCGCCGGCGCCGCGCCGCAGCCTGTTCGGGCGCCGATGA
- the dctP gene encoding TRAP transporter substrate-binding protein DctP → MIRFPTLLAVLLALASTPTLAETVFKVATLAPEGTAWMREMRAAGEAVKTRTEGRVSFRFYPGGVMGNDATVLRKMRVGQLNGGAFTGSELASVYPDTMIYGLPFLFRNHAEVEAVRARMDPLIVEGLAERGFVAVGITGGGFAYLLGTRPIRGRDDLVRAKAWVPQGDIISEVTYAQAGVNPVPLSIADVYTGLQTGLVDTVANTPSGTLAFQWHTRVRHLVDMPIAYIIGVFVLDKRTFDRLDAADQAIVREEMAAGIERLDAQTRRDNDAAREALRGEGIEFFQPNDEELAYWQGIGEQAAARLMERESFSRGNYEAMMAALAAARAAAGG, encoded by the coding sequence ATGATCCGCTTCCCGACCCTGCTGGCCGTGCTCCTGGCACTGGCCAGCACGCCGACCCTGGCGGAGACCGTGTTCAAGGTCGCCACCCTTGCGCCCGAAGGCACCGCCTGGATGCGCGAGATGCGCGCCGCGGGCGAAGCCGTCAAGACCCGCACCGAGGGCCGCGTCTCCTTCCGCTTCTATCCCGGCGGCGTCATGGGCAACGACGCCACCGTGCTGCGCAAGATGCGGGTCGGACAGCTCAACGGCGGCGCCTTCACCGGCAGCGAGCTGGCCAGTGTCTACCCGGACACCATGATCTACGGCCTGCCGTTCCTGTTCCGCAACCATGCCGAGGTCGAGGCGGTGCGCGCGCGCATGGATCCGCTGATCGTCGAGGGTCTGGCCGAGCGCGGCTTCGTCGCGGTCGGCATCACCGGCGGCGGCTTCGCCTACCTGCTCGGCACCCGGCCGATCCGCGGTCGCGACGACCTGGTCCGGGCCAAGGCCTGGGTGCCCCAGGGCGACATCATCTCCGAGGTCACCTACGCCCAGGCCGGCGTCAATCCGGTGCCGCTGTCGATCGCCGACGTCTACACCGGCCTGCAGACGGGCCTGGTCGACACCGTCGCCAACACCCCTTCCGGCACGCTGGCCTTCCAGTGGCATACCCGCGTCCGCCACCTGGTCGACATGCCGATCGCCTACATCATCGGTGTGTTCGTGCTGGACAAGCGCACCTTCGACCGTCTGGATGCCGCCGACCAGGCGATCGTCCGCGAGGAGATGGCGGCCGGCATCGAGCGTCTGGATGCCCAGACCCGGCGCGACAACGACGCCGCCCGCGAGGCGCTGCGCGGCGAAGGCATCGAGTTCTTCCAGCCCAACGACGAAGAGCTCGCCTACTGGCAGGGCATCGGCGAGCAGGCCGCGGCACGCTTGATGGAGCGCGAGTCGTTCTCGCGCGGCAACTACGAGGCGATGATGGCGGCGTTGGCTGCCGCGCGCGCTGCGGCCGGCGGCTGA